Part of the bacterium genome, TCCGTGATCTCCGGGGCAAAGAGCTGAAGGATGCGCGTGAAGGTGGCGCGGGGGTTCTCGGCACGCAGTACCGGCAGCTTGCAAGCCACGTCTGCTCCCACGACGGCGGCCGACGCGCCGGAATGCTCAAGATCGGCGATACGACGCCCGTTCTCGGCGAAGGTGATATCGCCGGTACGCGCCTCGGCGATCCCGGCCGCGCTCCGGATCTCGGGATCCCCGTCTCCGTCCCTGGGCACGCCCAGCAACCGGGAAAGCTCGCTCAGACGGTAAGCCATGCTACTCTTCCACACCACGCACGAGCGCCGACAGGATGCGATCCGTCAGATCCACCTCGGGATCGATGTAGACGGTGGTCAGGGCGGCCGTATCGATGATGATCCCGAATCCCTCTTCCTTGCCCACCCTCTCCGCGATGAGCTTCACCTGGTCGATGATCGGCTGGATCTTGACCTTGTACTCGTTCTCGGCCTTGGTCTCCAGGGACTCCCGGAAGGTGAAGTAGTCGCTCTTGCGATCCTCGAAATCCTGCATCTTCTGGCCCAGGGCGTCCTCCCCCAGCAACATGCGCTGGCTCTCGATCTCCTCCGCCAGGCGCTGCAGCTCCTTTTCGCGGTCCGTGATGTCCCGCTCCAGATCCTGCAGGAACTTCTGGTACTGGGTCTGGGCATCCTTGGCGGCGCCGTATTCCTGCACGATGCGCTCCGAATCTATGACGCCCAGGGGTTTGACGTCCGCGGCGAGTGCGGCGGCGGGCACGAGGCCCAGCAGGGCCGCCAAGGCCACCGTCGGGAAAGCGAACGTCTTCAGGACTCTGTTCATCATCAACTCCTCGTGCTGGGGCACTGTCGCTGCAGGCGTTTGACGTCACTAGAAGAAGGTGCCGAAATTGAAGTGCGGTTCCCAGCCGGGGCCGCCGGCGCGATCGAAACCGTAACCATAATCGAACCCGATGGTCCCCATCATGGGCACTTCGACACGGATACCGAAACCCGCGCCCTTGCGCAGGTTCGTGAAATCAGCCTCGCCGAAACTGTTCCAGGTGTCTCCCTGGTCGACGAAACCTAGCAGTTGCACCGCCTGCGTCAAGGGGTAGAGGATCTCGGTGCTCATGATCGTATAGAACCGGCCGCCGATGAAGCCGGGATTGCCGCGGGGCACGATCTCCAGATCGCGATACCCCCGTAGCGGATAGACGCGGTTGCCGCCGAGCCGGAACTTCTCGTAATCGGGCACGCCGTCGGGATTGTCCAGGCCGTGGATCAGGCCCATGGCGGTCCGCAGGTTCAGGGCGAACCCCCCGGGCAGCTTCTGGTAGTAGGAATGCTTCAGAAGATGCTTCTGATACTCTATCTCGCCGCCGAACGGCCCGCCGGAGAGTTCCACGCTGTAACTGGATCGAGAGCCGGCGGTCGGGAAGAACGGGTTGTCGGTCGAATTGCGGGAGAAGCTCAGGGTCACGGCGCTCTTGGTGCGCGGCCAGTCGACCTCGTCGAGGCGCTCGAATTCCAGTTCGTCCGACCCGACCTGATCCTCCAGGCTGTCCAGGTAGTTGATGTAACCGTAGCTGAAGTTGGACAGACGGGTCTCCGAGAGCTCGTAGCGCAGGCCGAGGCGGCTGTAACGGGTTCCCGGCAGCCGGCGGCCCAGGCGTAGGGCCAGACCCCTGATCCGGCTCTCGTAGAAGTCGTCGAAGTTATACTGGTACCGGTCGAAGAGATCGGCGCCCACGAGCATGGGACGGCCCATGAACCAGGGCTCCGTGAAGTTCAGGTCCACGTAGCGCTGGCGGCTGCCGAACTGCCAGGCCAGGCCGATGTTCTGTCCCTTGCCGCGGAAATTCGTCTCCGCGATCTGGATGAAGCCGGTGGCCGAGGTCTGGGCGCTGTAGGCCATGCCGAAAGAGAACTGGCCC contains:
- a CDS encoding OmpH family outer membrane protein; translated protein: MNRVLKTFAFPTVALAALLGLVPAAALAADVKPLGVIDSERIVQEYGAAKDAQTQYQKFLQDLERDITDREKELQRLAEEIESQRMLLGEDALGQKMQDFEDRKSDYFTFRESLETKAENEYKVKIQPIIDQVKLIAERVGKEEGFGIIIDTAALTTVYIDPEVDLTDRILSALVRGVEE